Proteins from a single region of Flavobacterium sp. K5-23:
- a CDS encoding cbb3-type cytochrome c oxidase subunit I, whose protein sequence is MSAEGHDHGHDHEHEHHHKDTFITKYIFSIDHKMIAKQYLITGIIMGVIGVTMSLLFRMQLAWPEESFKIFNVLLGDKWAPNGVMTNDIYLSLVTIHGTIMVFFVLTAGLSGTFSNLLIPLQIGARDMASGFMNMISYWLFFLSSVIMICSLFVESGPANAGWTIYPPLSALPQAISGSGLGMTLWLVSMAIFIASSLMGSLNYIVTVINLRTKGMSMTRLPLTIWAFFVTAIIGVVSFPVLLSAALLLIFDRSFGTSFFLSDIYIAGEVLHYQGGSPVLFEHLFWFLGHPEVYIVILPALGITSEIIATNSRKPIFGYRAMIMSIIAIAFLSTIVWGHHMFISGMNPFLGSVFTFTTLLIAIPSAVKAFNYITTLWKGNLQLNPAMLFSIGLVSTFITGGLTGIILGDSTLDINVHDTYFVVAHFHLVMGISALYGMFAGVYHWFPRMFGRMLNKNLGYVHFWVTAICAYGVFFPMHFIGLAGLPRRYYTNTNFPLFDDLQNVNVLITTFALIGGVFQLVFLYNFFSSIFYGKKSVMNPWKSNTLEWTAPVEHMHGNWPGEIPEVHRWPYDYSNPNHDVDFVPQNVPMKPGEEVLHH, encoded by the coding sequence ATGTCAGCAGAAGGTCACGATCACGGACACGATCACGAACACGAACACCACCATAAAGACACTTTCATTACTAAATATATTTTTAGTATTGATCACAAAATGATTGCTAAGCAATACCTTATTACTGGTATTATTATGGGAGTTATTGGGGTTACTATGTCTTTGCTTTTTAGAATGCAATTGGCTTGGCCAGAGGAATCTTTCAAAATATTTAATGTATTATTAGGAGATAAATGGGCTCCAAACGGTGTTATGACTAATGATATTTATTTGTCGTTAGTAACAATACATGGTACCATAATGGTCTTTTTCGTTCTTACCGCTGGTTTAAGTGGAACCTTTAGTAATTTATTGATACCTCTTCAAATTGGGGCTAGAGATATGGCTTCAGGATTTATGAATATGATTTCTTATTGGTTATTCTTTTTATCAAGTGTAATCATGATTTGTTCTTTATTTGTTGAATCAGGACCTGCTAATGCGGGTTGGACAATATATCCGCCTTTAAGTGCATTGCCTCAAGCAATCTCTGGATCAGGATTAGGAATGACTTTATGGTTAGTGTCAATGGCAATTTTTATCGCATCTTCATTAATGGGATCTTTAAATTATATTGTAACTGTAATTAACCTAAGAACAAAAGGAATGTCTATGACAAGATTGCCTCTTACTATATGGGCTTTCTTTGTAACTGCTATTATTGGAGTGGTTTCATTTCCAGTTTTGTTATCTGCAGCATTATTATTGATTTTTGATAGAAGTTTTGGTACTTCATTTTTCCTTTCTGATATTTATATCGCTGGAGAAGTGTTACATTACCAAGGAGGTTCTCCAGTTTTGTTTGAACACTTATTCTGGTTCTTAGGACACCCTGAAGTATATATTGTTATCTTGCCTGCATTAGGAATCACTTCTGAAATCATTGCAACAAACTCTCGTAAACCAATTTTTGGATACAGAGCGATGATTATGTCAATTATTGCAATTGCATTCTTATCAACAATCGTTTGGGGTCACCATATGTTTATCTCAGGGATGAATCCATTCCTAGGATCTGTGTTTACTTTTACAACATTGTTAATTGCAATTCCTTCTGCTGTAAAAGCGTTTAACTATATTACTACACTTTGGAAAGGTAACTTACAATTGAATCCAGCGATGTTGTTTTCTATTGGTTTAGTTTCTACTTTTATCACAGGTGGATTGACAGGAATTATTCTTGGAGACAGTACTTTAGATATTAACGTTCATGATACTTACTTCGTAGTAGCTCACTTTCACTTAGTAATGGGTATTTCTGCTCTTTACGGAATGTTTGCTGGAGTTTATCACTGGTTCCCAAGAATGTTCGGAAGAATGTTGAATAAGAACTTAGGATATGTTCACTTTTGGGTAACTGCAATATGTGCTTATGGAGTTTTCTTCCCAATGCACTTTATTGGATTAGCTGGTTTACCAAGACGTTACTATACAAACACAAACTTTCCTTTGTTTGATGATTTACAAAATGTAAACGTATTGATTACAACTTTTGCCTTAATAGGTGGGGTTTTCCAATTAGTATTCTTGTATAATTTCTTTAGTAGTATTTTCTACGGTAAGAAATCAGTAATGAACCCTTGGAAATCAAATACTCTTGAATGGACTGCACCAGTTGAACATATGCATGGTAACTGGCCAGGTGAAATTCCAGAAGTACACAGATGGCCTTACGATTATAGTAACCCAAATCACGATGTAGATTTTGTTCCTCAAAATGTACCTATGAAACCGGGTGAAGAAGTATTACACCACTAG
- a CDS encoding cytochrome c oxidase subunit II, whose amino-acid sequence MTSLLVIIVLVLLAVALWQLTKIFDLTQVGSTSDSSQVATDDDNNVQGYLMFGFLAFIYIFTIYGLFKWGGLVLHTPASAHGAQVDYLMNITWILIFVVQAITQVLLHYFAFKYRGRKDQKALYFADNNKLEAIWSVIPAVVLAGLILYGLYAWTNIMFVDEDEDVIVIELYAQQFKWTARYAGEDNVLGKANVRYIEGINTVGMDVADPYSQDDFVASELHIPKGKKVHFKMRSQDVLHSAYFPHFRAQMNCVPGMVTEFAFEAVYTSAEYRELPYMIEKVAKINEIRAKKNIELAAKGLTALDPYSFDYLLICNKICGSSHYNMQLKVVVDTPEDYKIWLSEKVALVKEIKASKTEAPVEGGTIIDSSKVKDTVAVSKIAMK is encoded by the coding sequence ATGACAAGTTTGTTGGTAATTATAGTTTTAGTTTTATTAGCTGTTGCTTTATGGCAATTGACTAAAATATTTGATCTTACGCAAGTAGGTTCTACTTCGGATAGCTCTCAAGTGGCTACGGATGATGATAATAACGTACAAGGTTATTTGATGTTTGGATTCCTGGCTTTCATTTATATTTTTACAATCTACGGATTGTTTAAATGGGGAGGTTTAGTACTTCATACTCCAGCTTCAGCACATGGTGCTCAAGTTGATTATTTAATGAACATTACTTGGATTTTAATATTCGTTGTTCAAGCAATAACTCAAGTGCTTTTACATTATTTTGCTTTTAAATATAGAGGTAGAAAAGATCAAAAAGCATTGTATTTTGCTGATAACAATAAATTAGAAGCAATTTGGAGTGTTATTCCAGCTGTAGTTTTAGCAGGTTTGATTCTTTACGGTCTTTATGCTTGGACAAACATTATGTTTGTTGATGAAGATGAAGATGTTATTGTAATTGAACTATATGCTCAACAGTTTAAATGGACTGCAAGGTATGCTGGTGAAGATAATGTCCTTGGTAAAGCGAATGTTCGTTATATTGAAGGAATAAATACAGTAGGTATGGATGTAGCTGATCCTTATTCTCAAGATGATTTTGTTGCAAGTGAATTACACATACCTAAAGGTAAAAAAGTTCATTTCAAAATGAGATCTCAAGATGTACTGCACTCTGCTTATTTTCCACATTTTAGAGCACAAATGAACTGTGTTCCAGGAATGGTGACAGAATTTGCTTTTGAAGCAGTATATACTTCTGCTGAATATAGAGAGTTGCCTTATATGATTGAAAAAGTTGCGAAAATCAATGAAATCAGAGCTAAGAAAAATATTGAATTAGCAGCAAAAGGGTTAACTGCTCTTGATCCATATTCTTTTGATTATTTACTTATTTGTAACAAAATATGTGGTTCTTCGCACTATAACATGCAATTGAAAGTAGTTGTAGATACACCAGAAGATTATAAAATATGGTTGTCTGAAAAAGTAGCTTTAGTTAAAGAAATTAAAGCATCTAAAACAGAAGCGCCAGTAGAAGGTGGAACTATTATTGACTCTTCAAAAGTTAAGGATACAGTAGCTGTTTCTAAAATCGCTATGAAATAA
- a CDS encoding quinol:cytochrome C oxidoreductase: MYTFSSKLKTFSFILMAIGILGIGYGFYTAPKDIKEVELMLAAESHGSHAEAPKASHEVHGETAEHSVDAVAEHKEHTEHLEHVLHQLQNKPWAAFYVACIFFMLLSMGVLAFYAIQQVAQAGWSPVLFRVMQGITAYLPYGSVVFFIFLILCGLHFNHLFVWLGEGVTDPNSPNYDALIAGKSGYLNFPFWIVRAAIFLIGWNIYRYFSAKNCLAQDEANDDSFYKKNFNISAIFLVFFIVSESIMSWDWIMSIDPHWFSTLFGWYVFASFFVSGITMIAMVTLYLKSRGYLEHVNTSHIHDLAKFMFGISIFWTYLWFSQFMLIWYANIPEEVTYFITRIELYNLPFFGAVAMNFVFPLLILINTDFKRITWVLVMAGIVILAGHYVDFFNMIMPGTVGDQWFIGVSEIASVLFFLGLFIFAVFTALTKTPLLPKRNPFIEESKHFHY, encoded by the coding sequence ATGTATACATTTTCAAGTAAATTAAAAACTTTTTCATTCATCTTAATGGCCATTGGTATATTAGGAATTGGATATGGTTTTTACACTGCACCAAAAGATATTAAAGAGGTGGAATTAATGCTTGCTGCCGAAAGTCACGGTAGTCATGCAGAAGCTCCAAAAGCTTCACACGAAGTACATGGCGAAACAGCCGAACACTCTGTTGACGCAGTAGCAGAACACAAAGAACACACTGAACATTTAGAGCACGTTTTACACCAATTGCAAAACAAGCCTTGGGCTGCTTTTTATGTTGCTTGTATCTTTTTTATGTTGCTTTCAATGGGGGTTTTAGCATTTTATGCTATTCAACAAGTAGCTCAAGCAGGTTGGTCTCCAGTTCTATTTAGAGTTATGCAAGGAATAACAGCTTATTTACCTTATGGTTCTGTAGTTTTCTTTATCTTCTTAATTCTTTGTGGATTACATTTTAATCATCTATTTGTATGGTTAGGTGAAGGGGTTACTGATCCTAATAGTCCTAACTATGATGCGTTAATTGCAGGTAAGTCTGGATATTTAAACTTTCCTTTTTGGATTGTTAGAGCAGCTATCTTTTTAATAGGATGGAATATCTACAGATATTTCTCTGCTAAAAATTGTTTAGCTCAAGATGAAGCTAATGACGATTCTTTTTACAAAAAGAATTTCAATATTTCAGCTATATTTTTAGTATTCTTTATCGTTTCTGAGTCTATTATGTCTTGGGACTGGATTATGTCTATTGACCCACACTGGTTCAGTACATTATTTGGATGGTATGTATTTGCAAGTTTCTTTGTAAGTGGTATTACTATGATTGCTATGGTTACTTTATACTTAAAATCAAGAGGGTATTTAGAACATGTTAATACAAGTCATATTCATGATTTGGCTAAATTCATGTTTGGAATAAGTATTTTTTGGACTTATTTATGGTTTTCACAATTTATGTTGATCTGGTATGCTAACATTCCAGAAGAAGTTACTTATTTTATTACAAGAATAGAATTGTATAACTTGCCTTTCTTTGGAGCGGTAGCCATGAACTTTGTTTTTCCATTGTTGATTTTGATAAATACAGATTTCAAAAGAATCACTTGGGTACTTGTAATGGCAGGTATTGTAATTTTAGCAGGACATTATGTTGATTTCTTTAATATGATTATGCCAGGTACAGTAGGTGATCAATGGTTTATTGGTGTTTCCGAAATTGCATCTGTTCTTTTCTTCCTTGGATTGTTTATTTTTGCTGTTTTCACGGCATTAACTAAAACTCCTTTGTTGCCAAAAAGAAATCCATTTATAGAAGAGAGTAAACATTTTCATTATTAA
- a CDS encoding cytochrome c, whose product MKKIYKTTLLLGITVLVASCHNNKAPNYQYMPNMYESAGYETYSESNAFKNGKEAQLPVDGTINRGFEPYEYENSTAGYELAKANLKSPLAEADRNTDKGKELFDIYCMTCHGASGNGKGKLVEREKFLGVPSYSDRVITEGSVFHVETYGLNAMGSHANQLSVHERWLVADYVLKLKSQL is encoded by the coding sequence ATGAAAAAGATATATAAAACAACACTATTATTAGGCATCACTGTCTTAGTGGCTTCTTGTCATAATAATAAAGCGCCAAATTATCAATACATGCCTAATATGTATGAGTCTGCAGGTTATGAAACTTATTCAGAATCTAATGCTTTTAAAAATGGTAAAGAAGCTCAGCTTCCTGTTGATGGAACGATCAACAGAGGGTTTGAACCTTATGAATATGAAAACTCAACAGCAGGTTATGAATTAGCGAAAGCGAATCTTAAATCTCCTTTAGCTGAAGCAGATAGAAATACTGATAAAGGGAAAGAGCTTTTTGATATTTATTGTATGACTTGCCATGGTGCATCTGGAAACGGTAAAGGTAAATTAGTGGAAAGAGAAAAATTCTTAGGAGTACCTAGTTATAGTGACAGGGTAATTACTGAGGGAAGTGTTTTTCATGTTGAAACTTATGGTTTAAACGCTATGGGTTCTCATGCAAATCAATTAAGTGTACATGAACGTTGGTTAGTTGCTGACTATGTTCTAAAACTTAAGAGCCAATTATAA
- a CDS encoding DUF3341 domain-containing protein — MSNKVIHAIYNDDDILMDAVKKTRAAHHHIEEVFSPFPVHGLDKAMGIAPTRLAICAFLYGCVGITVATTMMNYIMIQDWPQDIGGKPSFSYIENMPAFVPIMFEMTVFFAAHLMVITFYMRSRLWPFKEAENPDVRTTDDHFLMEVAVNNNEEELVSFFKTTGAVEVNVIEKH, encoded by the coding sequence ATGAGTAATAAAGTTATACACGCCATTTATAATGACGATGATATATTGATGGATGCGGTTAAAAAAACCAGAGCAGCTCATCATCATATCGAAGAAGTTTTTTCTCCATTTCCGGTACACGGATTAGATAAAGCTATGGGTATTGCACCTACAAGATTAGCAATTTGTGCTTTCTTATATGGTTGCGTTGGAATTACGGTTGCAACAACAATGATGAACTATATAATGATTCAGGATTGGCCTCAAGATATTGGAGGAAAACCAAGTTTCAGTTATATTGAAAACATGCCGGCTTTCGTGCCTATTATGTTTGAGATGACTGTGTTTTTTGCAGCGCATTTAATGGTTATTACTTTTTATATGAGAAGTAGATTATGGCCTTTTAAAGAAGCTGAAAATCCTGATGTAAGAACTACAGATGACCATTTTTTAATGGAAGTTGCCGTAAACAATAATGAAGAAGAATTAGTTTCTTTTTTCAAAACGACCGGAGCTGTAGAAGTTAACGTAATTGAAAAGCATTAA
- the nrfD gene encoding NrfD/PsrC family molybdoenzyme membrane anchor subunit, whose translation MSSHYEAPIRKPLVIGDKTYHDVTIDVAAPVEGKANKHWWIVFTIALTAFLWGLGCIFYTVSTGIGTWGLNKTVGWAWDITNFVWWVGIGHAGTLISAVLLLFRQRWRMAINRSAEAMTIFSVIQAGLFPIIHMGRPWLAYWVLPIPNQFGSLWVNFNSPLLWDVFAISTYLSVSLVFWWTGLLPDFAMLRDRAITPFNKRIYSILSFGWSGRAKDWQRFEEVSLVLAGLATPLVLSVHTIVSMDFATSVIPGWHTTIFPPYFVAGAVFSGFAMVNTLLIIMRKVSNLEAYITVQHIELMNIVIMITGSIVGVAYITELFVAWYSGVEYEQYAFLNRATGPYWWAYWSMMTCNVFSPQFMWFKKLRTSIMFSFIISIVVNIGMWFERFVIIVTSLHRDYLPSSWTMFSPTFVDIGIFIGTIGFFFVLFLLYSRTFPVIAQAEVKTILKGSGDNYKREREANKDSHHE comes from the coding sequence ATGTCGTCTCACTACGAAGCACCCATTAGAAAACCTTTAGTTATAGGTGATAAAACTTATCATGATGTAACTATTGATGTAGCTGCACCTGTTGAAGGTAAAGCAAACAAGCATTGGTGGATTGTATTTACAATCGCATTAACAGCTTTCCTTTGGGGATTAGGCTGTATATTTTACACCGTGTCTACAGGAATCGGTACATGGGGATTAAACAAAACTGTTGGATGGGCTTGGGATATTACTAACTTCGTTTGGTGGGTTGGTATTGGTCACGCTGGAACACTTATTTCGGCAGTATTATTACTTTTCCGTCAACGATGGAGAATGGCAATTAACCGTTCTGCGGAAGCAATGACCATTTTCTCTGTAATACAAGCAGGTCTTTTTCCAATTATCCACATGGGTCGTCCATGGTTAGCATACTGGGTATTACCTATACCAAATCAATTTGGTTCATTATGGGTAAACTTTAACTCGCCATTACTTTGGGATGTATTTGCAATATCAACTTATCTTTCTGTTTCATTAGTATTCTGGTGGACTGGTTTGTTACCTGATTTTGCGATGTTAAGAGATAGAGCAATCACTCCATTTAATAAAAGAATTTATTCTATACTAAGTTTCGGATGGAGCGGTAGAGCAAAAGACTGGCAACGTTTTGAAGAAGTATCTTTGGTACTTGCAGGTTTAGCTACACCACTGGTACTTTCTGTACATACGATTGTATCTATGGACTTTGCTACTTCAGTAATACCAGGATGGCATACAACAATTTTCCCTCCTTACTTTGTTGCTGGAGCTGTATTCTCAGGATTTGCAATGGTGAACACCTTGCTTATTATTATGAGAAAAGTTTCAAATCTTGAAGCATACATTACTGTTCAACATATCGAATTAATGAATATTGTAATCATGATTACAGGTTCTATCGTAGGTGTTGCTTATATTACTGAGTTGTTTGTTGCATGGTATTCTGGAGTGGAATATGAGCAATATGCTTTCTTGAATAGAGCTACAGGACCTTACTGGTGGGCTTATTGGTCAATGATGACATGTAATGTGTTCTCTCCACAGTTTATGTGGTTCAAAAAATTAAGAACAAGTATAATGTTCTCTTTTATTATATCAATTGTAGTAAACATTGGAATGTGGTTTGAAAGATTCGTTATTATCGTAACTTCATTACACAGAGATTATTTACCATCTTCATGGACGATGTTCTCTCCAACATTTGTTGATATTGGAATTTTCATCGGAACAATTGGTTTCTTCTTTGTGTTGTTTTTATTATATTCAAGAACTTTCCCTGTAATTGCTCAGGCAGAGGTAAAAACAATCTTAAAAGGATCAGGAGATAATTACAAAAGAGAAAGAGAAGCAAATAAAGATTCACATCATGAGTAA
- a CDS encoding TAT-variant-translocated molybdopterin oxidoreductase, translated as MSSNKKYWKSVEELENSSIVEALKNNEFVEEIPTDEFLGNGDALASSSTSRRDFLKYVGFSTAAATLAACEGPVHKSIPYVLQPEQIIPGVADYYATTVFDGFDFANLLVKTREGRPIKIDNNSIDGAKFSANARVHASILSLYDNMRLKEPKIEGKTSTWSAVDSKLKASLVDAKAKAGQVVLLTNTLASPSTEKLIAEFIAKNPTAKHVVYDAVSSSEALDAFETVYGERALVDYDFLKASLIVSVGADILGDWQGGGYDSGYAQGRIPKNGKMSRHFQLEANMTLSGAAADKRVPMSVANQKQALVHLYNIVTGSSVAVSLEDKFKAEVTKAGQQLKAAGSKGVLVSGIQDKNAQLLVLAINQVLGSEAFSTSGTRQIRKGSNEKVVQLIKDMKAGSVHTLIMSGVNPVYTLEDSASFVEGLKKVNTSVSFSLKEDETALVSTVAAAVPHYLESWGDLSLTKGTYSLTQPTIRPLFDTKQFQEVLMSLNGIGGTYYDYVKASASSMISGSSWNKVLHDGVHVGAVPSVSASSADYSSAASALSKSKAADGFELVLYTKTGMGDGQQANNPWLQEFPDPITRVSWDNYVTVSNADAKKLEMSNEIVANGGLNGSYATITTADGLKLENVPVIVQPGQAVGTIGLALGYGRKAALKEEMMVGLNAYSLYKGFNDVQSVTFAKADGEHEFACVQGQKTLMGRGDIIKETSLEIFNTKDAKIWNEAPMVSLDHKEVEATTVDLWSSFDRSVGHHFNLSIDLNACTGCGACVIACHSENNVPVVGKSEIRRSRDMHWLRIDRYYSSESTFEGDNERKENIAGLSSSLSTFNEMEKAGDNPQVSFQPVMCQHCNHAPCETVCPVAATSHGRQGQNQMAYNRCVGTRYCANNCPYKVRRFNWFLYNGNSEFDYHMNDDLGRMVLNPDVNVRSRGVMEKCSMCIQMTQATILKAKREGRAIVDGEFQTACSNACSNGAMKFGDINDAESEVAELVADDRMYHLLEHVGTKPNVIYHVKVRNT; from the coding sequence ATGTCATCAAACAAAAAATACTGGAAAAGTGTTGAAGAACTAGAAAATAGTTCTATTGTTGAGGCGCTTAAAAATAACGAATTCGTTGAAGAAATTCCTACTGATGAATTTTTAGGAAATGGTGATGCTTTGGCTTCCTCTTCAACTTCTCGTCGTGATTTTTTAAAGTACGTTGGGTTTAGTACTGCGGCAGCTACGCTTGCAGCTTGCGAAGGTCCTGTTCATAAGTCAATTCCTTATGTACTTCAACCGGAACAAATCATCCCTGGAGTTGCAGATTATTATGCAACTACTGTTTTCGATGGTTTCGATTTTGCTAATCTTCTTGTAAAAACACGTGAAGGGCGTCCTATTAAAATAGATAATAATTCTATTGATGGAGCTAAATTCTCTGCAAATGCAAGAGTTCATGCGTCAATATTGTCGTTATATGATAATATGCGTTTGAAAGAACCTAAAATTGAAGGTAAAACTTCAACTTGGTCAGCTGTTGATTCAAAATTAAAAGCAAGTCTTGTTGATGCTAAAGCAAAAGCGGGTCAAGTAGTATTATTGACAAATACTTTAGCTAGTCCATCTACTGAAAAGTTAATTGCAGAATTTATTGCGAAAAACCCAACTGCTAAGCATGTTGTTTATGACGCGGTTTCTTCATCAGAAGCTTTAGATGCTTTTGAAACTGTTTACGGTGAAAGAGCTTTAGTAGATTACGATTTCTTAAAAGCATCACTTATAGTTTCTGTAGGTGCTGATATTCTAGGTGATTGGCAAGGTGGAGGATATGACTCTGGATATGCTCAAGGTAGAATTCCGAAAAACGGAAAAATGTCTCGTCATTTCCAATTAGAAGCAAATATGACTTTATCTGGTGCTGCTGCTGATAAGCGTGTACCGATGTCGGTTGCTAATCAAAAACAAGCATTAGTTCATTTATATAATATTGTAACAGGTTCTTCTGTTGCTGTAAGTTTAGAAGATAAATTTAAAGCAGAAGTTACTAAGGCAGGACAACAATTAAAAGCAGCTGGTTCAAAAGGTGTTTTGGTTTCTGGTATTCAGGACAAAAACGCTCAATTACTAGTTTTAGCTATTAATCAAGTTTTGGGTAGTGAAGCTTTCAGTACATCTGGAACAAGACAAATACGTAAAGGATCTAACGAAAAAGTAGTTCAGTTGATTAAGGATATGAAAGCGGGTAGCGTTCATACTTTAATTATGAGTGGAGTTAATCCAGTTTATACTTTGGAAGATTCTGCTTCATTTGTTGAAGGTCTTAAAAAAGTAAACACTTCAGTTTCTTTTTCTTTGAAAGAAGATGAAACGGCTTTAGTTAGTACTGTTGCTGCTGCGGTTCCTCATTATTTAGAATCATGGGGTGATTTAAGTCTTACTAAAGGAACTTATAGTTTGACTCAACCTACTATTCGTCCTTTGTTTGATACGAAACAATTTCAAGAAGTATTGATGTCATTAAATGGTATTGGTGGTACTTATTATGATTATGTTAAAGCAAGTGCTTCATCTATGATTTCAGGTTCGTCTTGGAACAAAGTGTTGCATGATGGTGTACATGTTGGAGCTGTTCCTTCTGTGTCTGCTTCTTCAGCTGATTATAGTTCTGCTGCAAGTGCTTTGTCGAAATCAAAAGCTGCTGATGGTTTTGAATTAGTATTGTATACTAAAACAGGAATGGGTGATGGTCAACAAGCTAATAACCCTTGGTTACAAGAATTTCCAGACCCTATCACTAGAGTATCTTGGGATAACTACGTAACTGTTTCTAACGCTGATGCAAAGAAATTAGAAATGTCTAATGAAATTGTTGCTAACGGAGGTTTAAACGGAAGTTATGCTACTATTACTACTGCTGATGGTTTAAAATTAGAGAATGTACCTGTAATTGTTCAACCAGGTCAAGCTGTAGGAACAATAGGTTTAGCTTTAGGTTACGGTCGTAAAGCAGCTCTTAAAGAAGAAATGATGGTAGGTTTGAATGCCTATTCTCTATATAAAGGTTTTAATGATGTACAATCTGTTACATTTGCAAAAGCTGACGGAGAGCATGAGTTTGCTTGTGTTCAAGGTCAAAAAACATTAATGGGTAGAGGAGATATTATCAAAGAAACTTCTTTGGAAATTTTCAATACTAAAGATGCTAAAATATGGAATGAAGCGCCAATGGTGTCTTTAGATCATAAAGAAGTAGAAGCAACTACAGTTGATTTATGGAGTTCATTTGATCGTTCAGTAGGACATCACTTTAACCTTTCGATTGACTTAAATGCATGTACTGGTTGTGGTGCCTGTGTAATTGCTTGTCATTCTGAAAATAACGTACCTGTTGTTGGTAAATCAGAAATAAGAAGAAGTCGTGATATGCACTGGTTGCGTATTGATAGATATTATTCTTCTGAAAGTACTTTCGAAGGGGATAATGAAAGAAAAGAAAACATAGCTGGTTTATCTAGCTCGTTATCTACATTTAATGAAATGGAAAAAGCTGGAGATAATCCTCAAGTTTCTTTTCAACCGGTAATGTGTCAACACTGTAATCACGCACCATGTGAAACGGTTTGTCCAGTTGCTGCTACATCTCACGGTCGTCAAGGTCAAAACCAGATGGCTTACAACAGATGTGTTGGTACTCGTTACTGTGCTAATAACTGTCCTTATAAAGTGCGTCGTTTTAACTGGTTCTTATATAACGGAAACAGCGAATTCGATTACCACATGAATGACGATTTAGGACGTATGGTATTAAACCCAGACGTTAACGTTCGTTCAAGAGGAGTTATGGAGAAATGTTCAATGTGTATTCAAATGACACAAGCGACAATCTTAAAAGCGAAACGTGAAGGAAGAGCTATTGTTGATGGTGAATTCCAAACAGCTTGTTCAAATGCATGTTCTAACGGAGCAATGAAATTTGGAGATATAAACGATGCGGAATCTGAAGTTGCTGAATTAGTAGCTGATGATAGAATGTATCATTTATTAGAGCATGTTGGAACAAAACCAAATGTGATATACCACGTTAAAGTTAGAAATACCTAG